In Fodinicurvata sediminis DSM 21159, a genomic segment contains:
- a CDS encoding ArsR/SmtB family transcription factor, whose translation METENAVAALSALAQTHRLEVFRRLMTAGPDGLPAGEMAAELSIAPNTLSSHLKILAQSGLVRASRNGRSILYSVNFSGMQGLMSFLLRDCCQGRPEICEPLLSTAGQAACSPPHLPPEKEGGQPEKQKPHD comes from the coding sequence ATGGAAACAGAAAATGCCGTCGCCGCCCTTTCCGCACTGGCCCAGACACATCGCCTGGAGGTTTTCCGTCGGCTCATGACGGCTGGACCGGACGGACTGCCCGCCGGTGAAATGGCGGCGGAGCTGTCGATTGCCCCGAACACGCTGTCCAGTCATTTGAAGATCCTGGCTCAGAGCGGGCTGGTTCGCGCAAGTCGGAACGGGCGTTCGATCCTCTACTCCGTTAACTTCTCGGGCATGCAGGGGTTGATGAGCTTCCTGCTGCGCGACTGCTGCCAGGGACGGCCGGAGATCTGCGAACCGCTTCTGTCGACGGCCGGACAGGCCGCCTGCAGTCCGCCCCACCTGCCGCCGGAGAAGGAAGGCGGCCAACCAGAAAAGCAAAAGCCTCATGACTGA
- a CDS encoding LOG family protein: protein MESEKKIRKAYENSDFLRSREGRSMRILSEFAEPQARFERLGLRDTIVMFGSARVPSAEEAQSESCDKSEDLKVMSHYYEAARELARRLSEWSMGLEDDPGRYVICTGGGPGIMEAANRGAREVGARTAGLTISLPREEFENTYVSEELAFEFHYFFMRKFWFTYLAKAVIAMPGGFGTLDELFELLTLVQTNKMKKKIPIVLFGSEFWDEVFNLETMVRHGTINKEDLDLFYRTDSVDAAYDYITDHLINGPPETGPVL, encoded by the coding sequence ATGGAAAGTGAAAAGAAAATCCGCAAGGCTTACGAGAACAGCGACTTCCTGCGCAGCCGCGAAGGACGCTCTATGCGCATACTCTCGGAGTTCGCGGAACCGCAGGCCCGCTTCGAACGACTGGGCCTGCGCGACACCATCGTCATGTTCGGCTCAGCCCGCGTGCCCAGCGCAGAGGAAGCTCAGTCCGAGAGCTGTGATAAGTCCGAAGACCTGAAGGTCATGTCGCACTATTACGAGGCCGCGCGGGAACTCGCGCGCCGGCTGAGCGAATGGTCCATGGGGCTGGAGGACGACCCCGGGCGTTACGTGATCTGCACGGGCGGTGGGCCAGGCATCATGGAGGCGGCCAATCGCGGGGCGCGCGAAGTGGGCGCGCGCACCGCCGGCCTGACCATCTCCCTGCCCAGGGAGGAGTTCGAGAACACATATGTCAGCGAGGAACTGGCCTTCGAGTTCCACTACTTCTTCATGCGCAAGTTCTGGTTCACCTATCTGGCCAAGGCGGTCATCGCCATGCCCGGCGGCTTCGGAACGCTCGATGAGCTCTTTGAGCTTCTGACCCTGGTGCAGACCAACAAGATGAAGAAGAAGATTCCCATCGTGCTGTTCGGCAGCGAGTTCTGGGACGAGGTCTTCAACCTGGAAACCATGGTGCGCCACGGCACCATCAACAAGGAAGACCTGGACCTCTTCTACCGCACCGATTCCGTGGACGCCGCCTATGATTACATCACCGACCACCTGATCAACGGCCCGCCGGAAACGGGGCC
- a CDS encoding mandelate racemase/muconate lactonizing enzyme family protein: MKITDVQERRVSIASDIENAYISFAGMDVSILAITTDTLIDGKPVVGYGFNSNGRYAPSGLLQHRFLPRLKEADPASLLDTTGHNLDPFRIWQTLMRNEKPGGHGERSVAVGVIDMAIWDIVAKVEKKPLATLLAERFGDGTPDESVSVYAAGGYYYPDSDLSTLQAEMRGYLDAGYTETKMKIGGVPLDKDLRRVEAALEVVGSGERLAVDANGRFDLEAGLAYAKGLSPYGLRWYEEAGDPLDYDLQRVLAENYAEPMATGENLFSHQDVRNLLRHGGIRPDRDILQMDPVLSYGLVEYMRMLDELRLRGISPRVCIPHGGHQFALNIAAGLKLGGNESYPRVFAPFGGFADSTPIENGRVRPSDLPGIGFEDKADLMEIFRKELS; this comes from the coding sequence ATGAAGATCACCGACGTTCAGGAGCGCCGAGTCTCGATCGCCTCCGACATTGAGAACGCCTATATCAGTTTTGCCGGCATGGACGTCTCCATCCTGGCCATCACCACCGACACGCTCATCGACGGAAAGCCTGTCGTGGGCTATGGCTTCAATTCCAATGGCCGCTATGCCCCCAGCGGTCTTTTGCAGCACCGCTTCCTGCCGCGATTGAAGGAAGCGGATCCGGCCAGCCTGCTCGACACTACGGGCCACAATCTTGACCCCTTCCGCATCTGGCAGACGCTCATGCGCAACGAAAAGCCCGGCGGACACGGGGAGCGATCCGTCGCTGTCGGCGTAATCGATATGGCCATCTGGGACATCGTGGCAAAGGTCGAGAAAAAGCCACTCGCCACACTCCTCGCCGAACGCTTCGGAGATGGCACCCCCGATGAAAGCGTCTCAGTCTATGCCGCGGGCGGATACTACTATCCCGATTCTGATCTCAGTACATTGCAGGCTGAAATGCGCGGCTACCTGGACGCAGGCTATACCGAGACAAAAATGAAAATCGGTGGCGTGCCCCTGGACAAGGACTTGCGCCGGGTCGAGGCTGCACTGGAGGTCGTCGGCAGCGGGGAGCGCCTGGCAGTGGATGCCAATGGCCGCTTCGACCTTGAGGCCGGGCTGGCATACGCGAAGGGTCTGTCTCCTTACGGACTGCGTTGGTATGAGGAAGCGGGCGATCCACTCGACTACGACCTTCAGCGCGTTCTGGCTGAAAACTACGCAGAGCCGATGGCCACAGGCGAAAACCTCTTTTCCCATCAGGACGTCCGCAATCTTCTGCGCCACGGTGGAATCCGCCCGGATCGCGATATCCTGCAGATGGATCCGGTTCTCTCCTATGGCCTCGTCGAGTATATGCGGATGCTCGACGAGCTTCGCCTGCGCGGCATCTCACCGCGCGTCTGCATTCCGCACGGCGGGCATCAGTTCGCCCTGAACATCGCTGCTGGACTGAAGCTTGGCGGCAACGAATCCTATCCGCGCGTGTTTGCGCCCTTTGGCGGGTTCGCCGATTCCACACCTATTGAGAACGGCCGGGTCCGCCCCTCCGACCTGCCTGGTATCGGGTTCGAAGACAAGGCAGACCTGATGGAGATTTTCCGCAAGGAGTTGTCTTGA
- a CDS encoding TRAP transporter large permease, whose protein sequence is MIEMLQSYLAPIMFAGLVVFLLSGYPLAFALAITGLIFAFIGIELGMLTTALLQALPNRIYGIMSNETLLAIPFFTFMGLILERSRMAEDLLHTIGQLFGPLRGGLAFAGVFVGAILAATTGVTAASVISMGLISLPIMQRYGYDQKIATGTILASGTLAQIIPPSLVLIVLSDQLGRSVGDMYHGALVPSLGLITLYTLYVLVIAVFRPNAVPALPPEARTLRGLQLVKRILISLVPPLALIFLVLGTILMGLATPTEAGAMGAVGALGLAIIKRRLTLPILKQAMDATAKLTSFVIFILVGASVFSLTFWGVDGDLWVEHLLTSLPGGPLGFLIAVNLLIFVLGFFLDFFELAFIIVPLVAPVAEVLGIDLVWFGVLLAVNLQTSFLTPPFGFALFYLRSVAPKEDYTDAITGRLVKYIPTERIYLGVLPFLALQLIMVGLIITFPELVTGIEDAAAVDPADVEIDIPAGDMGLDGGDEPPPITFD, encoded by the coding sequence ATGATCGAAATGCTGCAAAGCTATCTGGCCCCGATCATGTTCGCGGGACTCGTGGTTTTCCTGCTGTCCGGTTATCCGCTGGCCTTCGCGCTGGCGATCACCGGGCTGATCTTCGCCTTCATCGGCATCGAGTTGGGCATGCTGACCACGGCCCTGCTGCAGGCCCTGCCCAACCGGATCTACGGGATCATGAGCAACGAAACCCTGCTCGCGATTCCCTTCTTCACCTTCATGGGCCTGATTCTTGAACGCAGCCGCATGGCCGAGGACCTGCTGCACACCATCGGCCAGCTGTTCGGTCCCCTGCGTGGCGGCCTTGCCTTTGCCGGTGTCTTCGTGGGCGCCATCCTGGCTGCCACCACCGGCGTCACGGCGGCCTCGGTGATCTCCATGGGACTCATCTCCCTTCCGATCATGCAGCGCTATGGCTATGACCAGAAGATCGCCACCGGCACGATCCTGGCCTCGGGCACGCTGGCCCAGATCATCCCGCCCAGCCTGGTGCTGATCGTCCTGTCCGACCAGTTGGGCCGTTCGGTAGGCGACATGTATCATGGGGCCCTGGTGCCCAGCCTGGGCCTGATCACGCTCTATACCCTCTATGTGCTGGTCATCGCGGTCTTCCGGCCCAATGCGGTGCCGGCCCTGCCCCCTGAGGCCCGGACCCTGCGCGGCCTCCAACTGGTCAAGCGCATCCTGATTTCGCTGGTGCCGCCCCTGGCCCTCATTTTCCTGGTGCTGGGAACCATCCTGATGGGCCTGGCCACACCCACGGAAGCCGGCGCCATGGGCGCCGTCGGCGCCCTGGGACTTGCCATCATCAAGCGCCGGCTGACATTGCCCATCCTGAAGCAGGCCATGGACGCCACGGCCAAGCTGACCTCCTTCGTGATCTTCATCCTGGTGGGTGCCAGCGTCTTTAGCCTGACCTTCTGGGGTGTGGACGGTGACCTCTGGGTCGAGCACCTGTTGACCAGCCTGCCCGGCGGGCCTCTCGGCTTCCTGATCGCGGTCAACCTGCTGATCTTCGTGCTCGGCTTCTTCCTGGACTTCTTCGAGCTGGCCTTCATCATCGTGCCGCTGGTCGCCCCCGTGGCCGAAGTCCTGGGCATCGACCTGGTCTGGTTCGGCGTCCTGCTGGCCGTGAACCTGCAGACTTCGTTCCTGACGCCGCCCTTTGGATTCGCACTATTCTACCTGCGTTCGGTCGCACCCAAGGAGGACTACACCGACGCCATCACCGGCCGGCTGGTGAAGTACATTCCCACCGAGCGCATCTATCTGGGTGTCCTGCCCTTCCTGGCCCTGCAGCTGATCATGGTCGGCCTGATCATCACCTTTCCCGAACTGGTGACCGGCATCGAGGACGCTGCCGCCGTGGATCCGGCCGACGTGGAGATCGACATTCCGGCCGGGGACATGGGCCTGGACGGCGGCGACGAGCCGCCACCCATCACCTTCGATTGA
- a CDS encoding TRAP transporter substrate-binding protein, which produces MNRRKFLTSASVGAGAAAATSFAAPAIAQSQPQVRWRLASSFPQALDTIYGTAEMMAQRVSDATNGNFDIRVFAGGELVPPFEVLDATSEGTVECGHSASYYYVGKNLAFGFDCAAPFGLTTRQQNAWMYEGGGIELVREVLFDEYNIINFPMGNTGAQMGGWFRNEINSVEDIDGLKMRISGFAGAVLEKLGLVPQQLPGADVYPALERGTIDATEWVGPYDDEKLGFNEVAEYYYYPGWWEAGPQLTLYINKDAWNELTPEYQNIVQAAAAEANIRMTARYDTLNPVALRSLVSKGTQLRSFNREILMACYKATQELYEEQVETNDKFRAIYEEWRKFRDEQYLWFRVAENSFDNFAFTAQARLEQEEEGN; this is translated from the coding sequence ATGAATCGACGCAAGTTTCTAACCTCGGCCAGTGTCGGTGCAGGCGCCGCCGCGGCCACCAGCTTTGCCGCCCCGGCCATCGCGCAGAGCCAGCCACAGGTGCGCTGGCGCCTGGCCTCCAGCTTTCCGCAGGCCCTGGACACGATCTATGGCACGGCCGAAATGATGGCACAGCGTGTTTCGGATGCCACGAACGGCAACTTCGACATTCGTGTCTTCGCCGGTGGTGAGTTGGTGCCCCCCTTCGAGGTCCTGGATGCGACCAGCGAGGGCACGGTCGAGTGCGGCCACTCCGCCAGTTACTACTACGTTGGCAAGAACCTGGCCTTCGGCTTCGACTGTGCTGCGCCCTTTGGCCTGACGACGCGCCAACAGAATGCCTGGATGTACGAGGGCGGCGGCATCGAACTGGTGCGCGAGGTGCTGTTCGACGAGTACAACATCATCAACTTCCCCATGGGCAACACCGGGGCCCAGATGGGCGGCTGGTTCCGCAACGAGATCAACTCGGTCGAGGACATCGACGGCCTGAAGATGCGCATCAGCGGCTTCGCCGGCGCGGTCCTGGAGAAGCTTGGTCTGGTGCCGCAGCAGCTGCCGGGCGCGGATGTCTATCCAGCCCTGGAGCGCGGCACGATCGACGCCACCGAATGGGTTGGACCCTATGATGACGAGAAGCTGGGCTTCAACGAGGTTGCCGAATACTACTACTATCCGGGCTGGTGGGAAGCCGGTCCGCAGCTGACCCTCTACATCAACAAGGATGCCTGGAACGAGCTGACGCCCGAATACCAGAACATCGTCCAGGCCGCGGCAGCGGAAGCCAATATCCGCATGACGGCGCGCTATGACACCCTCAACCCAGTGGCCCTGCGCAGCCTGGTGTCCAAGGGCACACAGCTGCGCAGTTTCAACCGCGAGATCCTGATGGCCTGTTACAAGGCCACCCAGGAACTCTATGAGGAACAGGTGGAGACGAACGACAAGTTCCGCGCTATCTACGAGGAATGGCGCAAGTTCCGCGATGAGCAGTACCTCTGGTTCCGCGTCGCCGAGAACAGCTTCGACAACTTTGCCTTCACCGCCCAGGCGCGCCTGGAGCAGGAAGAGGAGGGCAATTGA
- a CDS encoding TRAP transporter substrate-binding protein — protein MNRRKFLKSAGLGAAASSTLATPAIAQSQPQVRWRMASSFPQSLKILYQGAERMAQRVSEATDGNFDIRVFAAGELVPAFEVLDAVSNDTVECGHSASYYYVGKNLAFGFDCAAPFGLTTRQQNAWMYEGGGIELVREVLFDDYNIINLPLGNTGAQMGGWFRNEVNSVEDLEGLKMRISGFAGAVLEKLGVVPQQIPGGDIYPALERGTIDASELVGPYDDESVGLYEVAEYYYYPGWWEAGPQTTLYINRDAWNELTPEYQAILQGAAAEANVKITARYDAENPPALRRLVSKGTQLRGFNREILMACYKATEELYEEQMETNDKFRAIYEEWRKFRDEQYLWFRVAESSFDNFAFTAQARLEQEEGN, from the coding sequence ATGAATCGACGCAAGTTCCTGAAATCCGCAGGCCTCGGTGCTGCGGCCAGCTCGACCCTCGCTACACCCGCCATCGCGCAGAGCCAGCCGCAGGTGCGCTGGCGCATGGCGTCCAGTTTTCCGCAGAGCCTTAAGATACTCTATCAAGGTGCGGAGCGGATGGCCCAGCGTGTTTCGGAGGCCACCGATGGCAACTTCGATATCCGGGTCTTTGCCGCGGGCGAACTGGTGCCCGCCTTCGAGGTGCTGGATGCCGTCAGCAACGACACCGTCGAGTGCGGCCATTCGGCCAGCTACTACTACGTTGGCAAGAACCTGGCCTTCGGCTTCGACTGTGCCGCGCCCTTTGGCCTGACGACGCGCCAGCAGAACGCCTGGATGTACGAGGGCGGCGGCATCGAGCTGGTGCGCGAGGTGCTGTTCGACGACTACAACATCATCAACCTGCCACTGGGCAACACCGGGGCCCAGATGGGCGGCTGGTTCCGCAATGAAGTCAATTCCGTGGAAGACCTCGAGGGACTTAAGATGCGCATCAGCGGTTTCGCCGGCGCGGTCCTGGAGAAGCTAGGCGTGGTGCCGCAGCAGATTCCCGGCGGGGATATCTATCCTGCCCTGGAGCGCGGGACCATCGACGCCTCGGAGCTGGTCGGCCCCTACGACGACGAGTCTGTCGGGCTCTACGAGGTTGCCGAATACTACTACTATCCGGGCTGGTGGGAAGCCGGCCCGCAGACGACCCTCTACATCAACAGGGATGCCTGGAACGAGCTGACGCCCGAATACCAGGCCATTCTTCAGGGCGCCGCGGCCGAGGCCAATGTGAAAATCACCGCGCGCTATGACGCAGAGAATCCGCCGGCCCTGCGCCGTCTCGTCTCAAAGGGCACACAGCTGCGCGGCTTCAACCGCGAGATCCTGATGGCCTGCTACAAGGCCACCGAGGAACTCTATGAAGAGCAGATGGAGACGAACGACAAGTTCCGTGCCATCTACGAGGAATGGCGCAAGTTCCGCGACGAGCAATACCTCTGGTTCCGCGTGGCCGAGAGCAGCTTCGACAACTTCGCCTTCACCGCCCAGGCGCGCCTGGAACAGGAAGAGGGCAACTGA
- a CDS encoding arsenate reductase ArsC, whose product MTEPRYNVLFLCTGNSARSVLGECLVNHLGGGRFRGYSAGSHPSGRIFQPVLEFLESQGLETGQLRSKSWDEFAAPDAPLMDFVFTVCDSAANEVCPVWPGQPITAHWGMPDPVAMAGDEQRAVRAVQEVVRMLSNRIRLFTSLPLDSLDRMSLQARLKEISQYTDEPAPS is encoded by the coding sequence ATGACTGAACCTCGCTACAACGTCCTCTTCCTTTGTACCGGGAATTCGGCACGCAGTGTCCTGGGCGAATGCCTCGTGAACCATCTAGGTGGTGGGCGCTTTCGCGGCTATAGCGCCGGTAGTCATCCCTCGGGCCGGATCTTCCAGCCGGTACTTGAGTTCCTGGAAAGCCAGGGCCTGGAGACCGGACAGCTGCGTTCCAAGAGCTGGGACGAGTTTGCAGCGCCGGATGCGCCGCTCATGGATTTCGTCTTTACGGTTTGCGATTCCGCGGCCAACGAGGTCTGCCCGGTCTGGCCGGGCCAGCCCATCACGGCCCACTGGGGCATGCCGGACCCCGTGGCCATGGCCGGGGATGAGCAGCGGGCCGTCCGGGCGGTGCAGGAGGTGGTCCGCATGCTGTCGAACCGGATCCGGCTGTTCACCAGCCTGCCGCTGGACAGCCTGGACCGCATGAGCCTGCAAGCCCGCCTGAAGGAGATAAGCCAGTATACGGACGAGCCTGCGCCTTCCTGA
- a CDS encoding multicopper oxidase family protein, translating into MRGLWVCLVLGLGITLSPVQGGAEAADQDSAHGAHTDSSDSRPVLEKDALTPFVDPLPIPPRAEPVGKHEGAPLYEVTLRQVEQKLHRDLPPTPVFTYNGVWPGPTFDLPHGEEVYVKWRNALPEHYPEWLPVNLSHHVPDDRIRTVTHLHGGITESRSDGYPVWTQDPGEEVLYHYPNGDAQGDGAMLWYHDHAMGNTRLNVYAGLAGFYLLRNPETEAELNLPSGDYEIPLVLQDRNFNEDGTLVYPGVCRNFGVVNGAVFPYLEVEPRRYRFRVLNGSNFRIKRLALSNGASFSVIGGDDGLLARTVETDELLLAPAERADIIVDFSDMAGEEVVLENTTSCFGPQRDGQQRMGDVELPHLMQFRVAERRDTPDESSIPQHPVPDDGELERILAEKSVERDITLDEHEDFLFLINDRHFDEPVEIRPRLGESEVWNIVNLTDEAHPFHIHLISFRIIERVPFRQGGVEAYIRDRDAGQLKDLDSYLVPAQAEAPAPQETGPKDVALAPFGYVTRLAVRWYGFPGRYVIHCHLLDHEDNDMMRPIEVLPAEDAGRAGAVD; encoded by the coding sequence ATGCGAGGTCTGTGGGTCTGCCTGGTCCTGGGGCTGGGTATCACGCTGTCGCCCGTGCAGGGGGGCGCCGAGGCGGCGGATCAGGACAGCGCCCATGGCGCCCATACCGACTCTTCGGACAGCAGGCCGGTCCTCGAAAAGGATGCCCTGACCCCCTTCGTCGATCCGCTGCCCATCCCGCCGCGCGCCGAACCGGTGGGCAAGCATGAAGGGGCGCCGCTGTACGAGGTGACCCTGCGCCAGGTGGAGCAGAAGCTGCACCGAGATCTGCCGCCGACCCCGGTCTTTACCTATAACGGCGTCTGGCCGGGACCGACCTTCGATCTGCCGCACGGGGAAGAGGTCTATGTGAAGTGGCGCAATGCATTGCCAGAGCACTACCCGGAATGGCTGCCGGTCAACCTGAGCCATCATGTGCCGGACGACAGGATCCGGACGGTCACGCACCTGCACGGCGGCATCACGGAAAGCCGTTCGGATGGCTATCCCGTCTGGACCCAGGATCCCGGCGAGGAGGTGCTCTATCACTATCCCAACGGTGACGCCCAGGGCGACGGTGCCATGCTGTGGTATCACGACCATGCCATGGGCAATACGCGCCTGAACGTCTATGCCGGCCTGGCCGGCTTCTACCTGCTGCGCAATCCCGAGACCGAGGCGGAACTGAACCTGCCCTCGGGCGACTACGAGATCCCGCTGGTGCTGCAGGATCGCAACTTCAACGAGGACGGGACGCTGGTCTATCCCGGTGTCTGCCGCAACTTCGGGGTCGTGAACGGCGCCGTCTTCCCTTACCTGGAGGTCGAGCCTCGGCGCTATCGCTTCCGGGTGCTGAACGGCAGCAACTTCCGCATCAAGCGTCTGGCGCTGTCGAACGGTGCCAGCTTTTCCGTGATCGGCGGCGACGACGGCCTGCTGGCGCGTACGGTGGAGACGGATGAGTTGCTGCTGGCCCCGGCCGAGCGCGCGGACATCATTGTCGATTTCTCGGACATGGCTGGCGAGGAGGTCGTCCTGGAGAACACCACCTCCTGCTTCGGGCCACAGCGGGACGGCCAGCAGCGCATGGGGGACGTGGAGCTGCCCCACCTGATGCAGTTCCGGGTGGCCGAGCGCCGTGACACTCCGGATGAAAGCAGCATCCCGCAGCATCCCGTACCGGATGACGGGGAACTGGAGCGCATCCTGGCCGAAAAATCCGTGGAACGGGATATCACCCTGGACGAGCATGAAGACTTCCTGTTCCTGATCAATGACCGCCACTTCGATGAACCGGTGGAGATCCGGCCGCGCCTGGGCGAGTCCGAGGTCTGGAACATCGTCAACCTGACCGACGAGGCGCACCCCTTCCACATCCACCTGATCAGCTTCCGCATCATTGAGCGGGTGCCCTTCCGGCAGGGCGGTGTCGAGGCGTACATCCGGGACCGCGATGCCGGCCAGTTGAAGGACCTGGACAGCTACCTGGTCCCCGCACAGGCCGAGGCCCCAGCGCCGCAGGAAACGGGGCCCAAGGATGTGGCACTGGCGCCCTTCGGCTACGTCACGCGCCTGGCTGTGCGCTGGTACGGCTTCCCGGGGCGTTACGTGATTCATTGCCACCTGCTGGATCACGAGGACAACGACATGATGCGGCCCATCGAGGTGCTGCCGGCCGAAGACGCTGGACGGGCCGGGGCCGTGGATTGA